CACAACACATGATCCTCAAAATTGCAGCGGTGACTGTAAGAACGGAGCCCAGCAAAGTTGAGATTGAGAGTGCTTACGACTTTTTGTTGGTCCTTTTTGACAGATGTGAAATCTCACTCAAAATGCGTCCTGCTGCCGAAACTCACAAAACGTTGTCAAGTACAACAgaagctttttttatttcctgtaatCAAAGCAACATACtacatttctttaaaagttGAGATGTGAAATATGTTACTGTCTGCAAAAAATCCAGTTTTATTAGGAAACAGCACCTCTGGTTAAACAAGTGTGCTGGATAAAGgacaatgaaagaaaactttCTCTCCCGGATAAAAGATTTCCACATGGTGGTGATAAATATTCTCGGGTGTCATGAGATAGGAAATAACTTCACATTAAAACCCACAAAGAGAAATATTGTCTTGTCACAGTCATTCGGCTGTTTCTTGTTTGACTGGCACTCCTCTGTGTGCGAGTGTTAACTGTGGTGATTAACACTTGAttctgacatttaaatattCTGCAGGCTACTCTGGGCCATCTGCTTCATGAGCGCAGCCCTTGTGCTCGCTGTGAACTAGAATCAGGCTGACGGTGCATAATGCCGCTTTCCACTCCGCTGTTTTGGCTTCGTGCATCCCTTGCAGAGGGGGGCACTTGAGGTCAGCTTTATAaatccctttttctctccttcaccaCACCGGGGTAGAAGTAAACCACTGCCGCCTAAATCCACATCATAagcctttcattttctctgccgTCCCGACGAACGGCTGAATACAGATTCCCCGTCAGTCATAAGAAAGGCTATTGATGGATTTTGCCTTCCACGTTTTGTTATTAACGTACTTTATgtcctgtgtgtttctgctctcaTCCTCGACTCGACTTGAAATAGGTTCCATGACAGAATTGAGGAGATTAAAGCTGCAGAGAGTCTCATCATCCGAGCCTGTCACTGGCTTCATTCATAAACACAATATCCGCAAATCCAATAGTGACCCAGGGACATAATCACTCTGCTTCTTCATCAGGCTCCCTtcaactctccctctctctccctctctctctctctttctctctattgtAATTCATCTGCCTTTTTCTTTACCTCTCTTTCTCGCTccgtttctcttcctctttggattattattattaatacagtTGAAGCTAAGTTCCACcgtcacagtttgttttgtgtgcattTTGTCGCATTTCCTGAGCTGCCATCCTATTCCTGCCGGATGGATTGCCATGATAATccgatttgtttttttttttgtttgtttgttttccctctctctgtcataGTTGAAGCCGAGAGATATTTTGAGTGAATCCCATGAGACTCTTGCTAAAACagtcagaaacacaaaaacacatcagatgAGTCCTTTCATCACGGGCTCATCTTCGGCACGGTTTGTGATCGCTGAGCCATGTATGGGCCGTCGCTCCGCATTTATGATCAAAGTAAATCCAGGAGAAGAATTTCTTGTCTTTGAAGCAAAGTAAAAGTGCAAAGAGGTGAAACAAAAATGTCAGGCTCCGTTTTTTAAGTTGCAACAACCGAGACCAACACGAGGCACAAGGTCGCAGTGGCACGGTCACTGGATGTGTGTCCGAGTAAAGTGCAAGATGTTCCAACAAAGCTGAATTAAAGTCAGGTGGGTGTGGTGATATATTTCCTCTCAATTGCATTGTCTGGAAAGGATACGTTGCACGTCGCATCACAAATAAGATTCCCCAAGTGTGTGACAAAGTTCGGTAGatccatttatttttcagagATAGTTTTAATCTAgtttttccccctttctctcGTCTTTGGATCAATTTATTTTTCGATCTGAGCATTTGCGCATTTAGAGCTGGCTGCGGTGGCACTTTCCAAATTAGAggtcacagacaaaaacacagctcGTCTGTTGCCTTGTAATGGTTGAGGAGATTTGATCAGCTCCAGGGAAAGACTTTCATGTGGCCTGAAGGATATTGCAGTTATTTTTATGCGGCTCTAAAGGTGTCCTTCAATTAGAGTATGCGAtgaaaagtgtttagtttgacTTTTCATCACCACTTTGTAATTGCTGTGTATTTTCTGTCAAGCGTTTAGTTTTCTCCCACGAGGGGAACCAACAAATTAAATGAGGTTGCACAAAAAATAGAGAAGAATTTTGGTTTTCAGTGTAAAAGACTAAttttcagtaaaatataaaGAGCTCCTCTGGTGCTGCCTCACTTTGTTCGCTGGGCGTGAAAATACCAAAGCAACAAAGTATATTCCAAGGTCAGCAAAACACCCACACTGCTGTGGAAATAGAGATGTTCAAAATTGGAATTCATAGAATGAGAAATGCATTTGACGATACAGTGTGCGGAAAGTAATTATAATCAAAATTTACATATGCTTGACATAttgaaatgtattcatattcCTGGGGTGATTTCTCACACATTACCATACATTAAAATGAGCGTTCTGCAGTATGTTTCCACACTAAAGAGACTGATGTGCTTTTTCTGCACATTCATCCTGACCGCAGGAACTTCCCCTGACGAGGCATGCAGTTAGACTTGACTTCTGACCGCGGGTAATGAAATGCCTGGTTCATTAGTGTAGCCGGGACAAAAGGCCACAGAGTCAAAGACGTCGTATTCATATTGCTCCACCTGCTGCGAACCTTCAGCACGTGGACCCTGAGACTCTTCTACACCAGAGAGTCTACCAACTGCTCCAAGTCTGGAATTAAACTCAAAGCCCACGTTTCTCTGCTGTTCAAATATAATCCCGACCATTTTAAGCACGTTGAGAAATCGTCAGTGTAACAGTTGGTAGGCAGCTGTCAGCACAGACTGACTGTAGGTTGACGTCTTTCAAGGAATCTTACTACAAATGATCCAACTTTCATTTAGTTCTGAGCTATTTTTTTCAACTCCACcaagttggtttgtttgtcatatgacattttcaccaaaatggctctcaaaaaaaaaagatcaggcatatttagcggactgacatttatgagtgtgtccaatttggtgcagatccaaataacaGTTCTGAtctagcagatttaaatgtggttttgtggGATTgtcgggccttggcggaggtctCTACTCATCTGAGTGTTATTCTCAGACTCCGGCAAAGCTCAAATATAAACATAGAGTTTGAAGATTATAGTAATTTTCATCACAGATCTCAAACTGGAAGGTTTTATGCTGACAAGTGTGAATACAATGTGTGCATTTTTATATTATCTAAACTAATAatggtgtggtgtgtgtggtgtgtatggGACCTGAGAGACTCTTGAGGTGATATAAATCCAGGGAAGGATATAAAACAACTTGAGGATGTTGGGGTCTCACAGGAAAATAATTCAAGAATGAATTTCTGTTCAAAAACATTGAATTATAATTATCACAAGGATCAAACTGTTTAATGTTACAGCAAACTGAACGACCGGCCAATATTAGCGTTCGGTCAAAGAGGTGACAGAGAATTAAAGTTTTGCTGAGGTGGCACATTATGAATGACAGCAGTCGGAGCAGCACTTTCTGGGCAACATGTCAGAAATACTGAGAGACGTCACGACTCGGAAACCAGCGTGAGACGACTCGCTGGGATTCAGTGCCGTGTGCAGGAAACAGCTCAGCACCGGACGAACAACGTGCAGCCTCATGCTCATGGCTGCATTTCACAGCTCTGAGGGGACTGGGAAGAATAAATGCAGCCAAATGTGAAGCCTTATGTTATGGACAGATTGTGCTGCTAcatgagggagagagtgtgtttaTGAATTCAGGATCCCACTGATTAAATGTAGATCAGTTCTTGGCTTCAGCTTAATTTAGGCTAATGCCCAATTATAGGAAACAACCGTATAATTGCTCCGCCCTCGCTCAGCCGGCGTTACTGTAATGTGAGGGAGGTCAGCACTGCaggacagaggagcaggaggagctgatGAGTAAATGAAATACACACGATCAGTGAGTGATGATAGTAAATGATTTAACCTCATTTAATAGGATGATATGAGGCAAGAAGGAGTCGCCTCTTTCTACCTGATTGGATTTGAAAGAAGAGGTTGAAATGAGCCAAGAGGTGGAGCCTATGCACGATTAAATGAAAGTCATCAATGAACAATAAGAAGCAAGCAaggtttaataaaataaataataaactgcaCTTACGCTAAGCTCCGTATCAAATCACAGCCCTTCTGTGTCACTGCAACAGCTCCAGGACAAGAAAGTGACAGTCCTCGTGTGACCCAGTAAAAGCCAGGTCTGAAATCCCTTTGCAAAATCTGTGGACAGACCTCAGTGTCGCTGCTCACAGACGCTCCACTTTCAGGCTGCTGGAGACTATCACTgcaaaatattaattttcaaaGTATTGGATATAGACGGTAAAATGAtggaatgccaatatttcattttcagtaaGTCAGAAAAACAATTCCATCGTCTCTATCGCCACAAAAAAGTAATCtccatttttaaattatgttgcAACACTATAAAATGTGGTCAGTGAGGCTGTGTTCAGTTTTAAGTAGCTTTCCAGCCTGTGTCAAAACTCATCGCCAACTACAGAACGAAATCCTGCGATGGGCCTCACTTGAACCTAAATCCTGACAGAAATTGGTTGAAAGTGTGAGGTTGCAGAAACGGAAAAAAGGGACACAGCACCGGGCCATATCTCTCCGCAAGCCAAATGAAAACTCAGGGCGATGCGTCAATCACAAGACTAGTCACAGTGACGGACACAGTGAATGAGAGTCCAGCAGCTAAAAGAACCAGCTGCCTGCAGGCCTCACACAACGTGACCTTGTCAAGGTCGAGGCTGCTTAAACTGAGAGATTTGAGTTTCAAATCCTGTAACAGGGTAGGGAACATTTCATTTggcttcagcagctgcagccggCCGTCACACAAATCTCCCACAAACACTTGTTTCTGTCACTTAACAGAGGACGTCACATTGAGTCTCAGTAACTCTTTACCCTTAACTCTGCAACATTAACCACAAACACCACACCCCTAACCCCCAAACTTTATAAATACCCAAACCATGAAGGTACTGCAGATATAACAAATGGTAGCTTTAATTGTCAGTAGCCCTTCtaaaaacatacacactcacagatcTATATAGTAACAAGTCACAGGATCTTGTGACAACAGCAGGTGCATCCAATTCCCTACAGAGGGCATCTGAATGACAGATATAAAAGGACACAACTTAATTAATATCTGCATGTGATCCCTGGCATCAGAGAGATTGGTATGTTCCACACGAAACAACAAGCCAGCGGACCAGCTGACCAGTTCCTCTAATGCTCCGGTGAGAGTGACAGATCTGCCTGACGTTTGGGGTGGGGGTGTCTGGTATTGACAGACGGAGTGCATGAGGCAGAAATGAATCTGCCGCATGCACTGAGGTGATTGTCGAGAGAGACGACGCATGAGTTTTCTTCTGACGTGCAGTTAATGCATCAAATCATCTGTCACAGGGTGTTGTCACGTACAGTACAGGCTTGTCATTAGACCTCGTGATACGGCGCTCGCTACTATTCATGCCAAACATCTCACTCATGTATAAGTGACAGCTGTGCAAATGATGTGTAGCTGCATGTTAACGTCCTTCAGTATTCTAATGAAAGGGCATTCAACGGTAAATAATTGCTAAAATGCAGAGTTGTTCATAAAAAGTGGGGACACAGCAGCGGTGTGTGTCTTCAGGCAAAGAGCATAATGAGATATTTGAAGCGAATGTATTTCACTTGAGAGCGGCTGAAGATGGCAGTGGCTGTCCGTCACCTCTCCGTGTGCAACAGTGTATTCATATGTAACTTTGTGATAACTGACCTGACTGGATCATGTTCGCCTGACATGCACAGTGTGGAGTCCTCACTGGCACTTAGAAAAAACGCATTATTTAGTCACAGGGGCTCCCTTCCTGTCACTTTTCAGCGACATCAAAAGGTGACAATTGAATTCGAGAtgaagttcacacacacacacacacacacacacacacacatttgtatacACATGGAATCACCGAGGGGAATCTACCGAATATTTGTATGCATTCACACAGGCACAGAAATGTGCAGATGATTTCCCTCTCAACATTCAGCCTTCAGGCTCTTTTCCTGTGGCTTATGTAACAAAgaagcagcaaaaacaaattgatTTTTCTAAAGGACTTTGTTGGTGTTTTTCCACGTTTTAGCATATTTATAAATTGTGTGCACATGACCTTTCCCAAAAACATACAGGACCTTTTTTGGATTCGGAATGTGCGTTACTCTAAAATGTCAGTGCGGTGAGAACATGAAGACCCTTGAACCTTGATTTACTTACTAGTGCAGTGtccgttctaaacctgcctgtttggaatggtctgttttgtttggcctgtggtgacgctggttccagcttttctttcttaaattgtaaaagtgacctgcagtaacttagccagctgctggactcagtccacagaaccctgaagctgctccaccactgctgcacaaagagctgttcacctgttttctcaaagttttttaaatattgaactGCTGACATTCTAATCCGCATTTATGCTTGACTCATCCACCCATCACCCTCCCGCAGGAATTTCTTTCTCCAATTTAGAGACCCCCCCATCCACATGAACATTCCGAAAACAAAATAGCATTCGCTGTGCCAGGATTTAGGCCTCGATGATGCGCCTGGCAGAGCTGAATTAGCGCTCACTCGCAGGATTCACAAGATTCTCTTTGCAAGATGCTGCAGCAGTGGGAATGAGCGGCCTTGTTTCTCGCACAAAGAAAGCACACTGTCGTCTGATGACTCATCCAATTACTATTAATCAGAAGTGCTAATTTGTCAGACCCTACTCACCGCGCTGCGTATCACTAGCGTGTTCAATCACTCCACTTCAACACTGCATTTCATTGGACCATGCATACACATGCATGGTTCTCGAGTTATGCACTGCAGATGATTAACACACTTTTCATGGCTCTCAATTAGTATAAAACCATCACCCTGGCTTGgatcttgttgttttttgtctatGTGGTTGATGTTTTGTCCTCTGTGAGTCAAAATTTGTTCCATAACCTTCTCCACACTGTGATAAATGGCTGATAGAAAGGTTGGAGAAAGTAAATACGATAAATTGGAGCAGAGCAGTGGTTCAGTCCTTTTATCCGGCTGATAACTTCAAAATGAACGATTTGGCATTCTCTCTGCACAATCCCTCACGCTCTCTTTATCGCATTCATTTGGATGACCAATTTGCTGTCAGTGACTCatgtcctctttctctgtctgtgtttcgtCTGCAGGGAACATCTTTGTGGTGAGCCTGGCAGTGGCAGACCTTGTGGTGGCCATCTACCCGTACCCTCTGGTCCTCACCTCCATCTTCCACAATGGCTGGAACCTGGGTTACACGCACTGCCAGATCAGCGGCTTCCTCATGGGCATCAGTGTCATTGGTTCCATCTTCAACATCACCGGCATCGCCATTAACCGCTACTGCTACATCTGCCACAGCCTCAAATACGATAAACTGTACAGTGACAAAAACTCTGTGTGCTATGTGATGCTCATCTGGGCTCTGACTGTTGTGGCCATCGTGCCCAACCTGTTTGTGGGTTCACTCCAGTACGACCCGCGGGTTTACTCCTGCACCTTTGAACAGTCGGCCAGCTCGGCGTACACCATCGCAGTggttttctttcactttattttaccCATAATGATTGTCACCTACTGCTACCTGCGCATCTGGATTCTGGTTATACAGGTGAGGAGACGGGTCAAACCAGATAACCGGCCCAAGCTAACGCAGCATGACGTCAGGAACTTTGTGACCATGTTCGTGGTGTTTGTGCTCTTCGCCGTTTGCTGGGCACCACTCAATTTCATCGGCCTGGCTGTAGCAATCAAACCGCAGGTAGTGATTCCCCTCATCCCTGAGTGGTTGTTCGTGGCCAGCTACTTCATGGCCTACTTCAACAGCTGCCTTAACGCCATCGTGTACGGCGTGCTGAACCAGAACTTCCGGCGCGAGTACAAACGCATTGTAGTCTCAGTGTGTACGGCTCGCATCTTCTTCCAGGACAGCTCCAACGACGCAGGAGAGCGGCTCAAAAGCAAACCGTCACCACTCATGACGAACAATAACCAGGTCAAGGTGGACTCCGTCTGAGGACACGAACacatgtgactttaaaagaacatattaaaaaaaaaacatgagcaagaaaaataccaaatatacatttaaaacagtgtCTATCCTCTGGGCTGTTCACAGACAGTCCTACTGTACGGTGCTATCTGACCTCTGAACAATCACAGTAAAAACAGGGGTGCATATTATCTTTGTCTTTTATCAAGCACTTTTGTTTGACTCTGCAGTATCTGTAGTACAGTAAATATAtgatgttggttttgttttcatgtttacagtGATGATATAAATGTATCATGCAttatattaagtatttattttgtatgaaATGTCATGTAGATATATAGTGAGATATATCAGGTTCCAGTTACATGAAGAAAGGCCTatacgttaaaaaaaaaaaaaaattatacgAAACACGTTGAAAATATAACGAGAAGTTTATAAATGAAGTTAACTGATTTTAATACATCGTTTGTGACTCTGTAAGAGTAATTGAGTGCGAGCAATGTTGGTTGCTGCCGTCTTATTATACCCTGCAATACTGTCCCTTTCATTAGGTGGAATATATATTTTCGTAAGAAacatcgctctctctctctctctctctctctctctctctctctctctgtctctctctctctctccactttgTGAGCTCATTATAATGTATGCATGGATATCAGGAATTGTTtatatgcaaaataaaatcagatatTGATGGaggatgtgttgtgtgttcactTTTCTCACAAGTTGATTGCAAATACATCCTGTAGTTCCAGTTTGAAACGTCTATGTTGAAACCCTCTTCACGTCCTGACAGTAGCTTGCCCGTGGTGTCACTGCTCATGAGTCTTTAGCTGCGGAGACGTACGTCGCTGAATCAGAGACGATGATCAGAAGTCAGCGAGCAACTCACGGGAAAGTCAAAGTCTATAGTAGTTGTCAGGCAGTGCATGTTATAAACATGGAGGTAGTTTTGTGAGAAGCCTAATTGGAGGAGGGGGTGTATTGGTTGAATATTTTCAAGGTGTAGTCTGTTCTAATTGGTTTTCCACAATTACCAACCCAATCTTTAAGAGAAGTCCAATGAGGCGAGAAGCACAATCTCAGACAATCAGACTGATCGTTAATAAATTACCACTTAAACCAGATTATCTAAACTATTGTATCTGGAGGTGAAACTGCTAGAGAGCACAGACTTTATAGAATGTGTAATAATTGTCACCTCACAGGAAATCTATAGATGTTCCCATTCAGTAGTTGCTCATTTTCCTGATGCTCAGGTTCACTGCCTTAGCAGATTGTATTTCTGTGATGTGTTCTAAGCTCATAAATTAACTTGAGTGTAATTCTATATCACAGAGGAATGAAGGCAAAATAGTGCCCAAAGTGTATTGAACCTGGAATGACCTAAAATCAATGTGATcataaaatgtgaaagaatgGTCACATCTTTTATTTAGTACACACAGTTCAACTAATgcagctatatatatatatatatgtagatacATACTGGAGTAATTGCTGCTTATCAGCATACGTTTCAGCTCAGGGTATCTAATAAATTGAATGTTTATAGTatttgaattgttatttttggcAAAATTGTTTCAGGTGAGTGCACCTTATGTTGTGTTATTCAGCTTGTCCTCTATTCATAATTCAGACATTTTGCAAAGGATCAACCTCGACAGCTCTGCCTCAAATCTGCCCTGAGTATTTTTATCCAAAGTGGAGCACAGCCAATGAaattcagtttgctttttttttttctttctaatgtGAAGCTTTTTCTTTCTGCGTCATCATACTGATGCACGTGTGGCCGCCCAACACTGAAGACTCCAGGTTCTGTCTGCAAACAAATTGAAAGGTGAGCACGCAACAAAGTGTAGTGCATCATGGGAAGCAGGGACTTTAGCCCACTGTACCTCAGCGTTTGCATGCATGTTGCATAGCATGCGTGGGCTACCCCCGTCAGTGGGACACAGACAAAGGCATCATGCATCACAGAGGAGAACGGCTCAACGACGCATTTGAAATCCACTTGGCTTATATAATAGCTGCTGACCATCATCCTCAAAGCAAGAGCTGAAAGTGCCGGCTCCCAGCAGACTCCCTGCCCCCTTCTCTATCCGTTTAATCCCAAGAGCTCTGTGTCATAGGAAACAACTGAATGGGTTGGGGATGAGCAAATGTAAAAATCCCAGGGATTTACTACCCCCAAACAGAGTTATACTGTAATCTGTGGCCCAAAGATTTTTATAGCTCAGGATATACAACTAAACAATGTACAACATGACCGATGGCACTGGTTTAGGCCCGTCGTCCCTTGCTGATTTaatacagagaaaagaaaagagaacgTATCCTCCACCGTGACAAGGCCACAGATCAAAGCTCCAACACAGAAAGAACGACACATGAAAGGTCACGGCAGCTAACATCTACGATCTGTGTCAGCTGTGACTCAAAAGGTCTCTCAAGAAATGTTGTAGAAAAATGCTCACTGGACATGTCTTAACAATATCTGTTCACTGGActcatgtaaatgtattttcctgtagtgatattaaaacaaatcaGCTACTCACTTACAGTGATATTTCATGGGTGATAATTTGCAGGTATGCACGTTTATCTCATACAGTTGTGAAACGACGTCAGAGACAATCTGTTGACACTTTAGTGGTAGTTCTTGCTTCTTATCTCCAGGATGTGATGACACAAAGACACGTGGTAGAAACAACAGCAGCTCGGTGTGACACCTGGTAAAAGTCTTGCCCTCAGGTCAACAGTGaagacaaaaaaatctgatttaaacactttgtttttctatttgctATTTTATTGTGTCACTGGTTAACATTGTCATTCAGCTCTGTACAGCAATGTAATCGATATTCTGTGAAGAGGCCAGATATCGCCTCTCACCTGGAAGGTGCCACtgtgttgtcagtgtttgttgtggttttctCTGAGCCTCACTGAAAGATGACTTAAATAGCTAAGATGCTGGATAATACAGCTCTGTCCCCCCATTGCTCTCTCGCAGAGACATAATCCAAAGATGAATCACTGCTGCCACCTGGGCCCCCGAAAAACTCCCCAGAGCTGCTGAAGCACGGTATagagaaagaaagctgcacTTCTTAGTCCCTGAGAgacacagcagagaggagatgcTAATGATCTCACCGGCAGTCGAGTTACACAAAATGACACGACAAAGGTTTGTGTTGAAAAGCTGTGAAAACCTTCAGCACTGTGTTCCAGCTGAAAGACGACATACAAAAGTACAAAATACCAACGAACATCAATTTCATATTGTACTTCCTCAGATGCATCAGTCCCCTACTTCAGGGCTAAATTACTCGAGTTATCGTAAAGATGTTCAGCAGCTTGACAATGAGCCAATTGTCACAAGTGAGACGACACAGTTTTCTCTTctgtacatttatttcattctttcCACCGACAGCGGCAGTTAGGCCTCCTGCCTCATTCAGTCATTTACTCTCACCAGTTTTGTGTTGCTTTCTCCAACTTCCATCCaatcatgggagttgttttcACTTACCTTTTAGCACATTTCCCAGTAGAGCATGTCTGCTCTGGTTTCTGCCTGACCACACAGGAATGATATGAACCTCTTAGAGGCaccgggggggtggggggtggggggattgAGAGAAATactcagacagaaaagaaaaaaggagtcACAATGCACAGAAAGGAGGATCATATTTTGAATCATAAATAAGAAATCGGAACATATGGTGACTAAaagcttttttcactttctttcaacCATGAAATAGATTCTAAGCATTGTGTAACGTTTTTTATACGTTGACCATTATGGAGATACATATTCTTCTCCACTCTGTGGCTGTATCCAGAATAGCAGCACATgtctgtttaaaaaacaaatgttaaaatcagGTTGAGTTACACTGACTTGAAAAACAATGTCACCTTATGGAGCAGGAACCCAACAGATCCCTGAACGATACGGAGCTCAAGTCAAGAATCTtgataatgttttttctgtcatgGGAACACTGTTGCTAGCAACTATGAAACCAAACTAGATGCTTTCTTTTGTCCCCCTGAATTTTATGGCAACCGTACCAAAAGCAAAAGTAACCCAAATGAGGGTGTACCTAATTTCCTCTGGTGTACCTCAAGGAGTGATTCTCGGCCCCGTCTCTTCTCAATATAAGACTCTCTTGGTCAGATCATCTGCTGTGATACCTTTACTTTTTCTTATCTGTATCTATAATCCCTATTCATTCTTTAGCACCAACCCCAGTCATTCATTCTATGTCAGTTCAAACTGAAGTCTAACCAGACGGATC
This is a stretch of genomic DNA from Paralichthys olivaceus isolate ysfri-2021 chromosome 8, ASM2471397v2, whole genome shotgun sequence. It encodes these proteins:
- the mtnr1aa gene encoding melatonin receptor type 1A-A, producing MVINGSHLNSSSPDPLLSRPPWVTTTLGCFLIFTIVVDILGNLLVIFSVYRNKKLRNAGNIFVVSLAVADLVVAIYPYPLVLTSIFHNGWNLGYTHCQISGFLMGISVIGSIFNITGIAINRYCYICHSLKYDKLYSDKNSVCYVMLIWALTVVAIVPNLFVGSLQYDPRVYSCTFEQSASSAYTIAVVFFHFILPIMIVTYCYLRIWILVIQVRRRVKPDNRPKLTQHDVRNFVTMFVVFVLFAVCWAPLNFIGLAVAIKPQVVIPLIPEWLFVASYFMAYFNSCLNAIVYGVLNQNFRREYKRIVVSVCTARIFFQDSSNDAGERLKSKPSPLMTNNNQVKVDSV